The following are from one region of the Vicugna pacos chromosome 9, VicPac4, whole genome shotgun sequence genome:
- the FA2H gene encoding fatty acid 2-hydroxylase isoform X2, translating to MDQLGQIISLGQLIYKQTEEMKYCQKQCQRLGNRVHGLLQPLQMLQAQGERNLSPQITIALSHFQAALEEAKELIDKFSNKSNIQKFLTAGQNRILFSGVNKSLRDAWEELSLLLQVHQWRHTSSISPGAAWQQEDQQDAEEDRQAIERLRSGNEIIETLRQLENTMKETTETVRSWMRSDSQKPKNILEDQIKEIKKEELPEADWILRRENEFSTLYEGKYHKSPVAIKVFKPRDIGIVRHTFNNEIRTMKKFDSPNILRMFGICIDETVTPSQLSIVMEYCERGTLRELLDKEKDLTLAMRIILVLGAARGLYRLHHSETPAELHRNISSTSFLVTKDYKVKLAGFELSKTQTSISRQTKGKEAERVSSAAYVSPQRLKNVYDKYDIKAEIYSFGIVLWEITTGKIPFEGCDSKKIYQLVAVKRYQEPLGEDCPFQLLEIIDDCRAYDPSRRPFVKEILERLSTFC from the exons ATGGATCAGTTGGGGCAGATCATCTCCTTAGGCCAGCTTATCTACAAACAGACTGAAGAGATGAAATACTGCCAGAAACAGTGCCAGCGTCTAGGGAACCGTGTCCACGgcctcctgcagcctctgcagatGCTCCAGGCCCAAGGAGAGAGGAACCTGTCCCCCCAGATAACCATTGCCCTGAGCCATTTTCAGGCTGCCCTAGAGGAAGCTAAGGAACTAATAGATAAATTCAGCAATAAATCCAATATCCAGAAGTTTCTAACTGCAGGGCAGAACAGAATACTCTTTAGTGGAGTGAACAAGAGTCTGAGAGATGCCTGGGAGGAGCTCTCACTGCTGCTTCAGGTGCATCAATGGAGGCATACTTCAAGCATCAGCCCAGGAGCAGCCTGGCAACAGGAGGATCAGCAGGATGCAGAGGAAGACAGGCAAGCTATCGAAAGACTGAGAagtg GAAATGAAATTATAGAAACTTTGAGGCAACTGGAAAACACCATGAAGGAAACCACTGAAACCGTGAGGAGCT GGATGAGGTCAGACTCACAGAAACCCAAGAATATCCTGGAAGATCAAATCAAGGAGATCAAGAAGGAGGAGCTTCCAGAAGCTGACTGGATCCTGCGAAGGGAAAATGAATTCAGCACACTTTATGAAGGGAAATACCACAAATCTCCAGTGGCCATAAAAGTCTTCAAACCCCGAGACATTGG AATAGTGAGGCATACTTTCAATAATGAAATCAGAACCATGAAGAAATTTGATTCCCCCAACATCCTGCGTATGTTTGGGATCTGCATCGATGAAACAG TGACCCCATCTCAGTTATCCATTGTCATGGAGTACTGTGAGCGCGGGACCTTGAGGGAACTGCTGGATAAGGAAAAGGACCTCACCCTCGCCATGCGCATCATCCTGGTCCTGGGGGCAGCCAGAGGCTTGTACAG GCTGCACCATTCAGAAACGCCTGCAGAACTCCACAGAAACATCAGCAGCACGAGCTTCCTGGTGACTAAAGATTACAAAGTTAAG CTTGCAGGATTTGAGTTGAGCAAAACACAGACTTCCATCAGCCGACAAACTAAAGGAAAAGAAGCAGAGAGGGTCAGTTCCGCCGCATACGTCTCACCTCAGAGACTAAAAAATGTGTATGATAAATATGACATAAAGGCTGAAATATACAG CTTTGGAATCGTCCTCTGGGAAATCACCACTGGGAAGATCCCATTTGAAG GCTGTGATTCCAAGAAGATCTACCAGCTAGTGGCTGTGAAGCGGTACCAGGAACCACTGGGTGAAGATTGTCCATTTCAGTTGCTGGAGATCATTGATGATTGCCGGGCATATGACCCCTCCAGGAGACCCTTTGTTAAAG AAATCTTAGAGAGACTGTCTACCTTTTGTTAA